A stretch of DNA from Planctomycetia bacterium:
GTCGAACTGCAATTGCAGCAGCATTCCTTTGACGTCGGTCATCGCGACGGCGTCGCGTTCGAGTGCGCGATGTGAGGAAATGAACACCGGGCCGTCGCTCGCCTCGCGGCCTGCGATCGGCAGACGGCCGTGGCTGCCGCGAACGATCGAGGCATCGAGGCCGATGACGTCCATGTAGTAGCGGAAGCCGAGCAGCTTGCGCGCGAGTCGGCGGGCGACCTTCAACTTCGGGAACTTCAACGTCGGATCGACGAACAGCTCGACCGGATCGTAGCCCGGCTTCCGATGGATATCCACGGTGCGGGCATAATCGGGAGCCACGGCATCGTCGAGCCAGAAGTAGTAGGTGAACCAGCTCCGGGCGTCGGCGACGACGACGAGCTCGCCGCTCCGCTCATGGTCGATGCCGAACTCGCGCTGCGCCGCGCGATCGAGTACTATTTCGACGCCCGGTGTCTTGCGCAGCAGCTCCGCGACGGGGCGCACGTCTTCCGCACGTTGCACATAGACGTGCGCCACTTGATGATCGGCGACCGCGAACGCTCGGCTCGCTCCGCTATCGAGCGTTTCCCAACCGAGCATCTCGTTGCGAACGGTCAGGTAGCCTTGCTCGCGCAGTACGCGATTGAGATGCACCGGTCGATCGACGGCTGTGATGGCGTACTCCGAAAGCACGACCACCTCGGCGCCGCGCGCGAGCGAAGCGTCGATCAACCGGCCGGCTTCCGTGTCGACTTCTTGGAGATCGCGCCGACAGCGAGCATCGTCGGGCCCGAAGCGCTGGAAGTTGTAATCCAAGTGCGGGAGATAGACGAGCGAGAGGGTCGGCGCATGCTCGCGCTGTGTGTCTATTGCCGCGTCGACGATCCAGCGCGTGCTCGAAATATCGGTCCCCGGTCCCCAGAACTTCAAGAGCGGGAAGACGCCGAGTTTCGCTTGCAACCGGTCTTTCAAGTCGGCCGGGTTGCTATAGCTATCGAACACCTTCCGGCCGTCCGACGGGTAGCTCGGCCGAGGCGTGAGCGACCACTCGACCGGTGCGTACATGTTGTACCACCAGAAGAGTTTCGCGGTCGTGTAGCTCGGGTCGCGGCGGCGCCCTGCTTCGTACACGCGCTCGCCGGCGACCAGGCGATTCGATTGTCGCCAGAACATCGTCTCGGCGAGATCGCGCAGGTACCAGCCGTTGCCGACGATCCCATGGTCGCGCGGCATTAAGCCTGTGAGCAGGGTCGACTGAGCGGAGCAGGTGACGGCGGGCAAGATGGTCCCGAGCGGACGCATAAAGCCTTGCTTCGCCAGTCGCGAAAGATTCGGCGTAAGCTCGCCGACCTGGCTCGGAGCAAGGCCGACGACGTTGATAACCACAAGCGGCTTGGTCATGGAGTCGAACGTAGGATTGTGGTTAGAACGGCGATGACGAGACGAGTGTGGAGCGGACCCAGGCCCGCTCCGTACGGCTTTTGTAGCATACTCGGGGGCGAACTGTCCTTGTCTACGAAGCCCGCTCCCCCAACAATACCCTGAAGTCTATCTGCTGGGGGGAATCGAATATGGCTCGCGCAAACGTCGGCATCTCGTTGCTGTTGCTTTCGTGGTCGCTCGTTGCGCAAGCCGGATGCGACACGACGCAAGCCGATCCGGGCCGCGTGCGCGAAGCGGCGGCCGCGAGCGCTCCGCCGGCGACGATCGATTGGCCGGGCTTTCGGGGCCCGAACCGCAACGGCATCTCGACCGAGACCGAGTGGTTGAAGCAGTGGCCGGCCGAAGGGCCGAAGCGACTGTGGTCGGCGCAGGTCGGCCTCGGCTATAGCAGCGTCGCCGTGGCCGACGGCAAGGCGTATACGCTCGGCAACCGCGACGGCAACGAAACGGTTTACTGCTTCGACGCGGCAACGGGACGGGAGCTTTGGAAGTATTCCTATCCTTGCGACTTGGTCGCGAACCTGCATCTCGGCGGGCCGGGGGCCACGCCGACGATCGACGGCGACCGCGTGTACACGGTGAGCAAGCAAGGGCAGCTGCATTGCTTCGCGACCGGGACCGGCAAGCTGCTCTGGACGGTGCTGCTGACCGAGGCGCTCAGCGCCGTTCAGCCGGAGTGGGGCTTCACTTCGTCGCCGCTGGTCTACGGCGAGCTGTTGGTTCTCGACGCCGGAGGGCTCGTCGCGTTCGATAAGCTGACGGGGAAGCAGGCCTGGCGCTCGATGCACTATCGCGCCGGCTACGGTTCGCCGGTCGTCTACACGGCGCCGACCGGCGAG
This window harbors:
- a CDS encoding PQQ-like beta-propeller repeat protein, with protein sequence MARANVGISLLLLSWSLVAQAGCDTTQADPGRVREAAAASAPPATIDWPGFRGPNRNGISTETEWLKQWPAEGPKRLWSAQVGLGYSSVAVADGKAYTLGNRDGNETVYCFDAATGRELWKYSYPCDLVANLHLGGPGATPTIDGDRVYTVSKQGQLHCFATGTGKLLWTVLLTEALSAVQPEWGFTSSPLVYGELLVLDAGGLVAFDKLTGKQAWRSMHYRAGYGSPVVYTAPTGETLIAAITNDAFVVVEPRNGREVAKYPWESQYTTASTTPVISGRTFFLSTGYGGGCALVELVGEKFRELYRNEEMSNHMCTSVLRDGRLYGIHGNSHTARQCKLVCLDLATGKRLWEQRGFGCGALTMADDKLLIQSDEGFLSVAEASPSGYVELARTRVFDGPTWTMPVLCRGRIYCRSEAGEVVCIDVRK
- a CDS encoding alkaline phosphatase family protein, whose protein sequence is MTKPLVVINVVGLAPSQVGELTPNLSRLAKQGFMRPLGTILPAVTCSAQSTLLTGLMPRDHGIVGNGWYLRDLAETMFWRQSNRLVAGERVYEAGRRRDPSYTTAKLFWWYNMYAPVEWSLTPRPSYPSDGRKVFDSYSNPADLKDRLQAKLGVFPLLKFWGPGTDISSTRWIVDAAIDTQREHAPTLSLVYLPHLDYNFQRFGPDDARCRRDLQEVDTEAGRLIDASLARGAEVVVLSEYAITAVDRPVHLNRVLREQGYLTVRNEMLGWETLDSGASRAFAVADHQVAHVYVQRAEDVRPVAELLRKTPGVEIVLDRAAQREFGIDHERSGELVVVADARSWFTYYFWLDDAVAPDYARTVDIHRKPGYDPVELFVDPTLKFPKLKVARRLARKLLGFRYYMDVIGLDASIVRGSHGRLPIAGREASDGPVFISSHRALERDAVAMTDVKGMLLQLQFD